The DNA segment ATCTGCATTCTCTCTAAAAAGAAGCTAATCTAATATTACAACAGCAATAATTGCAACTAGACTTCCAATAATGGCAAAAACTGCCATCTTGCTTTTCTCACTCCATCCTTCTTTTACAGTTACTCTCATGTTGATATTCTCCAAATTCTTTGTGTTCAATTAAGCCTATTGCCCATTATCACAGAAATATCTAAATCACTACTCTCTAACATCTAATCATCTTGGAACTACCACGTGGAATGAAAGATTTTGAGGGTGAAGAAAATGCAAACATTGAACACATTAGGTCACATTTCAAGAAGTTATCAAATTTGTATGGATTTTCATTTATGGATCCCTCGCCAATTGAATTACTTTCTACATTGGAGACAAAATCTGGTCCTGGAATTCGTGATGAGATTTATTATTTCAAAGATAAGGGGGATAGAGAAGTGGCATTACGTTTTGACTTTACGATGGGACTCACAAGATATGCATCATCTCAGAAGTCAATGAAGCTTCCAGCAAAAATCTCAGCATTTGGTGGGGTATTTCGATATGACGAGCCACAAAAGGGAAGATACAGATACTTTCACCAGTGGGATATTGAAATTTATGGCAAAGCCAGCCTTGAATCAGAAGCTGAAATCATAGAAATTACATCTAGATTGTTTGATTCTCTGTTACTCAAAGACATCACAATTGATATCAACCATCGTAATCTTGTAGAATCTTACATCAACAAAGTATTTGATTCAAAGGATCCAGAATTAGTTGCAGATATTTTGCGTGCAGTTGACAAAATTGCAAAAAAATCAAAAGAGCAAATCCTGACGGAGTTTCAAGAGAAAGGATACGAAACTAAAAAACTAGAAAAAATTCTAGAGTTCTCACAAATCAAAGGAACTATACACGAAGTAGAAAAAGCATTTGATGTTTCCCAACTAGAATCTTGGGATGAACTCAAAGCATTAATTGACTCACTAGAGAACAGAGGAGTTTCAAACATTAGAATTAATTTCGGAATTGTGAGAGGATTAGATTACTATTCAGGAATTGTCTTTGAGGTATTTGATAAAAATTCAAAACTTGGTGCATTAGCTGGTGGAGGGAGATATGATACACTAACTAAAGCATTTGGTAGAGAAGACATTGGTGCAACAGGAGTTGCAGGTGGTGTTGAAAGAATAATGCTAACAATGCAAGAGCAAAAAATAATTCCTGAATCAAAACAAAGTAGAATTGCAGTATTATACATCAATGAAGAGATGCAAAAAGTTGCACATTCTATTACATCATTATTACGACTCAATAATATTCCAACTGACATTGATTTGGCAGGACGTAACATGAAAAAACAAATGGATATTGCAACAAATGCAAAGTTTGCAATAATTGTAGGGCCACAAGAACTAGAAAATGGAAATGTTGTTCTCAAGGATATGGTAAACGGAACCGAGGGAACTATCTCATTAGAAAAACTGACTGAAGATCCAAAATCTATTCTTAATTTAGAAACGCTCTAGTTAACATCATGATCTCAGGCCCACTAGTCAAAGAACCCACAACTACACAGTGATCATTTACCAAAATGCCTGATGATACATATGGAATACCATTATTGATTGAACACTGTTCTATTTTTACGCCTAGCACATTTGCTATGGTCTTCATGTCTTCCTCATTTGCTTCAGGATGGATGGCAGCACCTGAATTATTTGCAACAAGAACAACTCCTGTCTGATTGAACCCTGAAATTTTTTTCTGAATTACTTCTACTCCCAAAACATCTGAAATTGTTTGACAATCCTGTTTTGATAACCATGGAGATACAACTGCCCCCTTGTCATTTGCACAGATTACATTTCCAAGTGCATTAAATTTTGTATCTAGGACTCCAACTTCTAAATCAGTTTCTGCTTTCAAATAATCAAATTCATTTTGGTAAGCTGTAGTTGGTAGTAAAACTCCTTTATTGTTCATTACTGACAATGCTCCAATTAATCTTGTATTTGCAATTGCAGTGTGATGAATTTCAATATCTAGATATTTTGCAAGTTTGTCAGCTTTGGTTTTAGCAAATCCCATTGGGACTAACCCAATACTATTGTTAACACTGATGTACACTCCAAGGTTAGGTCCTCTATACACATCAAACTTGATAATATCCATATCCAGAGAATTGATCTTTGATCGTTATGAACGTAAGGAAATTCCCCTTCGTAATTGATCGATTATTCACTTATCGGCAAATTGCATATCTATCTAGCTTTAAATAATAACACCAAGAAAATTGTATCATGCCAATAGCAGAAAATTTCCCTGAAGGCCTAAAGCCACTTGGAAAAATTAGCCTCGATGATGGAAATTTCCATATCATGTGGGGTCCAGGTAAAACCAAAAACACTGATGGCTCACAAGCTGAAACATTAGCAGATGCAGATGTTGTTGCAGCATATGCAGCAAGAGGAGAAGAGCAAGTTCCTCTTGGTGTAAGCGGAACAATGGTTGCAGTAGATTGGGACTCTTGTGTTGCAGATGGTGCTTGCATTGAAGCTTGTCCAGTACAAGTTTTTCAGTGGTATAGAACCGAAAAAGATATTCCAGCAAAAGATGTTGTTGGTCAAACCTTTGCAGGAACTGGTAGTGATGTAAAAGATGAACGCAAAGATCTTACTGATAAGGCAGATCCGATCAGAGAACATGATTGTATCTGGTGTATGGCATGTGTTTCAGTATGTCCTCCAGCAGCTATCAAAGTTGATCAGTCAAATGTTGAAAAACACGAAAGTGCTGCAAAAACTTTGTAATCCTTTGAATCTAAACCTGAAAATTTTTGATTTTTATATTATTTTTGAATTTAGTCCACACTAATTTTGTCTAGCTTTAAATAATATTCTAAAATATTGTATTGTATGGCAGACTTAGTAATACCAGAAGATTTTTGTCACAACGATGTAAAACCAAAAGGAAAAACAAGCCACTCTGATGGTGAGAATTTCCATTGGATTTGGGGTGAAGGAAATCCAAATGGTGCCGCATTCTCAAACGATGATGTAAAAGCAGCCTATGAAGCAAGAGGAGAAAAACAAGTTCCTCTAGGAATTCATGGCACTACTGTTGCAGTCGATTGGGATTCTTGTGTAGCAGCTGGATCATGCATGAGTGTATGTCCAGTCCAAACATTCCAATGGTACAGAACTGAAAAAGATATTCCAGCTGAAAAATGCTTGGGAGAAACTTTTGATGGTACTGGCAAGACAGAACAAGACGAAAGATTAGATTATACAGACAAATCACAACCAATCAGAGAACATGATTGTACAGTTTGTATGGCTTGTCAAGAGATCTGTCCTGAAGGAGCAATTCGTATCGAATCTGCTAACCAAGAATGGCACGAGAAAGCAGCCGGAACATATGTACTTATGAAATCTGGTTCTGAAAACCCACACGCACACGATTAAAAAGAATTTTTTTCTTTTTTCTTATTTTTCTATTTTACCTCAACAGATTTTAACCGCTATTATCCAAGAATTTTTGCAGAGGTCGCCTAGCTCGGTAGGGCGCGGGCCTTGAGAGCCTGTGTGCGCAAGCATACGGGGGTTCAAATCCCTCTCTCTGCGTTTTTAATTTTCTACTTTAGCTAGTTCTGCTAACATTGCAGATAATTGAATTTCAGAATTTGCTCCAACTAGAACTCTATAATCATACTTTGCAATTATTTCAAGAATATCTGCAAGTTTGTCATGCTTTGATTTGAATACTGCAGAGTTTAGATATTTTAAAAAGTCTGATTCTGACATTCCATAAACTTTGATTAATTCAATCATCTTTTCTCTAGCTTCAGGTACTTTTCCAGAAAGTGCAATTTTTAGAACTTCATCAACATCAGTAGTTTTTGTCAATCCTGCAGAAGACTTTACATGCTCTTCTGTAATTGCACCAAGACTGGCAGTTGCCTGCAAAAGATTGATTGCATGTCTTAGGTCTCCTTCTGAATAATCATATATTGCTTTGAGTCCCTTTT comes from the Candidatus Nitrosopumilus sediminis genome and includes:
- the hisS gene encoding histidine--tRNA ligase; protein product: MELPRGMKDFEGEENANIEHIRSHFKKLSNLYGFSFMDPSPIELLSTLETKSGPGIRDEIYYFKDKGDREVALRFDFTMGLTRYASSQKSMKLPAKISAFGGVFRYDEPQKGRYRYFHQWDIEIYGKASLESEAEIIEITSRLFDSLLLKDITIDINHRNLVESYINKVFDSKDPELVADILRAVDKIAKKSKEQILTEFQEKGYETKKLEKILEFSQIKGTIHEVEKAFDVSQLESWDELKALIDSLENRGVSNIRINFGIVRGLDYYSGIVFEVFDKNSKLGALAGGGRYDTLTKAFGREDIGATGVAGGVERIMLTMQEQKIIPESKQSRIAVLYINEEMQKVAHSITSLLRLNNIPTDIDLAGRNMKKQMDIATNAKFAIIVGPQELENGNVVLKDMVNGTEGTISLEKLTEDPKSILNLETL
- a CDS encoding translation initiation factor IF-6, translating into MDIIKFDVYRGPNLGVYISVNNSIGLVPMGFAKTKADKLAKYLDIEIHHTAIANTRLIGALSVMNNKGVLLPTTAYQNEFDYLKAETDLEVGVLDTKFNALGNVICANDKGAVVSPWLSKQDCQTISDVLGVEVIQKKISGFNQTGVVLVANNSGAAIHPEANEEDMKTIANVLGVKIEQCSINNGIPYVSSGILVNDHCVVVGSLTSGPEIMMLTRAFLN
- a CDS encoding 4Fe-4S dicluster domain-containing protein, with translation MPIAENFPEGLKPLGKISLDDGNFHIMWGPGKTKNTDGSQAETLADADVVAAYAARGEEQVPLGVSGTMVAVDWDSCVADGACIEACPVQVFQWYRTEKDIPAKDVVGQTFAGTGSDVKDERKDLTDKADPIREHDCIWCMACVSVCPPAAIKVDQSNVEKHESAAKTL
- a CDS encoding 4Fe-4S dicluster domain-containing protein, with translation MADLVIPEDFCHNDVKPKGKTSHSDGENFHWIWGEGNPNGAAFSNDDVKAAYEARGEKQVPLGIHGTTVAVDWDSCVAAGSCMSVCPVQTFQWYRTEKDIPAEKCLGETFDGTGKTEQDERLDYTDKSQPIREHDCTVCMACQEICPEGAIRIESANQEWHEKAAGTYVLMKSGSENPHAHD